The following coding sequences lie in one Salmo salar chromosome ssa13, Ssal_v3.1, whole genome shotgun sequence genomic window:
- the nup62 gene encoding Nuclear pore glycoprotein p62 — protein sequence MSGGFNFGQASNTGFSFGAPKTTAATAPATGFGMPSAAAPGGGFSFGTPSTPQAPVSAPQSSGLFAMPTQGSTNPTGGFSFGTPAQSSTPAGGGFSFGTPVAKLNLGTPAASQPAPTGLTMGMATPSSGTGFGLGGGLATQTTAAPAGGGFSFGTAGGLGAPVAQTQPQTQPAAAGGLSLGTPAAATQIMGGGFSFGAAKVQASTAPAPTVTAGGGFSFGNSTPASLSLGTQPTSLTLNSVASTAAPTTTQVGGFAFGVKPSATPAPAATAPATHASLGSSLFAVPVSTAAPATAAIAGFLGAAPTSAAPAATSTAGSTLGFMLKPLGAVTATTTAPVGTAAPTTTTGFSLAMKPAGAIGIGVTAPITGVATTISTVTASAPPVMSYIQLEGLINKWSLELEDQERHFLQQATQVNAWDRTLVENGEKITSLHREMEKVKLDQRRLDQELDFILSQQKELEDLLSPLEGSVKEQSGTIYMQNADEERERTYKLAENVDAQLKRMSQDLKEIIEHLNTSSGPADNSDPLQQICKILNAHMDSLQWIDQNSVLLQRRVEDVSKLCDNRRKEQEKTFRITFN from the exons ATGAGTGGAGGATTCAACTTTGGACAAGCGTCCAATACTGGATTCAGCTTTGGTGCTCCCAAAACCACAGCTGCAACTGCCCCAGCCACAGGCTTTGGGATGCCaagtgctgcagctccaggtggTGGCTTCTCTTTCGGAACCCCCAGCACTCCCCAGGCCCCAGTATCTGCCCCCCAGAGCTCTGGGCTGTTTGCTATGCCCACCCAGGGTAGCACAAACCCAACTGGAGGGTTCAGCTTTGGGACCCCTGCACAGAGCAGTACTCCTGCAGGAGGAGGCTTCTCTTTTGG GACTCCCGTTGCTAAACTCAATCTGGGTACACCAGCCGCCTCTCAACCTGCACCGACTGGGCTAACTATGGGGATGGCGACCCCCTCCTCTGGGACAGGCTTTGGACTTGGTGGGGGTCTCGCCACACAAACCACTGCTGCCCCTGCAGGAGGGGGGTTCAGCTTTGGGACCGCAGGGGGGCTTGGAGCCCCTGTTGCCCAAACTCAACCCCAGACCCAACCTGCTGCAGCTGGTGGACTCTCTTTAGGAACTCCTGCTGCAGCCACCCAAATTATGGGAGGTGGGTTTAGTTTTGGTGCAGCCAAGGTCCAGGCCAGCACAGCTCCAGCCCCTACTGTGACCGCAGGAGGGGGCTTCTCATTTGGAAACAGCACACCTGCCAGCCTCTCCCTGGGGACCCAGCCCACAA GTCTGACTCTGAACTCTGTGGCCTCAACAGCTGCACCAACCACAACCCAGGTTGGAGGATTCGCTTTTGGCGTCAAACCTTCTG CTACTCCAGCCCCGGCTGCAACTGCCCCGGCTACCCATGCCTCATTGGGTTCTTCTCTTTTTGCTGTACCAGTATCAACAGCAGCTCCTGCTACAGCAGCAATTGCAGGATTTT TGGGCGCTGCCCCTACCTCAGCTGCCCCGGCTGCCACCTCAACAGCGGGAAGTACCCTGGGCTTCATGCTCAAGCCCCTGGGAGCAGTCACTGCCACAACTACTGCCCCAGTTGGCACAG CTGCCCCTACCACAACCACAGGTTTCTCACTGGCTATGAAACCTGCGGGTGCCATTGGCATTGGTGTAACGGCCCCCATCACTGGCGTAGCCACAACCATCTCTACTGTTACAGCAAG TGCTCCTCCAGTGATGTCATATATCCAACTAGAGGGTCTCATTAACAAGTGGAGTCTTGAGCTGGAGGACCAGGAGAGGCATTTCTTACAGCAAGCCACCCAGGTCAACGCCTGGGACCGCACGCTGGTGGAGAACGGAGAAAAG ATCACATCACTGCACAGGGAGATGGAGAAAGTGAAATTGGACCAAAGAAG GCTGGACCAGGAACTGGACTTCATCCTGTCACAACAGAAGGAGCTGGAGGACCTGCTGTCCCCACTGGAGGGGTCTGTCAAAGAACAGAGTGGAACCATCTACATGCAGAACGCAGACGAGGAACGCGAGAGGAC GTACAAGCTTGCAGAGAACGTGGACGCCCAGCTGAAGAGGATGTCCCAAGATCTAAAGGAGATCATTGAACACCTGAATACATCCAGCGGGCCAGCTGATAACAGTGACCCG cTTCAGCAGATCTGTAAAATTCTCAATGCCCACATGGACTCTCTTCAATGGATTGACCAGAACTCGG TGCTTCTACAGAGAAGGGTGGAGGATGTGTCCAAACTCTGCGACAACCGACGCAAAGAGCAGGAGAAGACTTTTCGCATAACATTTAATTAA
- the rraga gene encoding ras-related GTP-binding protein A isoform X1: MSSTAMKKKVLLMGKSGSGKTSMRSIIFANYIARDTRRLGATIDVEHSHVRFLGNLVLNLWDCGGQDTFMENYFTSQRDNIFRNVEVLIYVFDVESRELEKDMHYYQSCLEAILQNSPDAKVFCLVHKMDLVQEDQRDLIFKEREEDLRRLSRPLACTCFRTSIWDETLYKAWSSIVYQLIPNVQQLETNLRNFAQIIEADEVLLFERATFLVISHYQCKEQRDAHRFEKISNIIKQFKLSCSKLAASFQSMEVRNSNFAAFIDVFTSNTYVMVIMSDPSIPSAATLINIRNARKHFEKLERLDGPKHSLTMRMR, encoded by the exons ATGTCAAGCACAGCCATGAAGAAAAAG GTGTTGCTAATGGGCAAGAGTGGGTCTGGGAAGACGAGCATGAGATCGATCATCTTTGCCAATTACATAGCCCGAGACACACGGCGCCTTGGAGCCACGA TTGATGTGGAGCACTCCCATGTGCGATTCCTTGGCAATCTGGTTTTGAACTTGTGGGACTGTGGAGG ACAAGACACTTTCATGGAGAACTACTTCACCAGCCAGAGAGACAACATATTCCGGAATGTGGAGGTGCTGATCTATGTGTTTGATGTGGAGAGCCGTGAGCTGGAGAAGGACATGCATTACTACCAGTCCTGTCTGGAGGCGATCCTCCAGAACTCCCCCGACGCCAAGGTCTTCTGCCTGGTGCACAAAATGGATCTGGTTCAGGAGGACCAGAGAGACCTG aTCTTTAAGGAGCGTGAAGAGGACCTGAGGCGTCTGTCCAGGCCATTGGCTTGCACCTGCTTCAGAACATCAATCTGGGATGAAACACTGTATAAG GCATGGTCCAGTATTGTTTACCAGCTGATCCCCAATGTACAGCAGCTGGAGACAAACCTGCGTAACTTTGCTCAGATCATTGAGGCAGATGAAGTGCTTCTGTTTGAGAGAGCCACTTTTCTG GTAATCTCTCACTACCAGTGCAAAGAGCAGCGTGATGCTCACCGCTTTGAGAAGATCAGCAACATCATCAAACAGTTCAAGCTCAGTTGTAG TAAACTGGCAGCCTccttccagagcatggaggtgagGAACTCCAACTTTGCGGCCTTCATTGATGTCTTCACCTCTAATACATATGTTATGGTGATCATGTCGGACCCCTCCATAC CCTCTGCAGCCACACTCATTAACATCCGCAATGCCAGGAAACACTTTGAGAAGCTGGAGCGTCTGGATGGACCAAAGCACAGCCTGACCATGCGTATGCGCTAA
- the chm1b gene encoding charged multivesicular body protein 1b isoform X1, producing MSNMDKHLFNLKFSAKELQRNSKKCDKEEKAEKAKVKKAIQKGNVEVARIHAENAIRQKNQSVNFLRMSARIDAVASRVQTAVTMNKVTKSMAGVVKGMDATLKSMNLEKISGLMDKFEHQFETLDVQTAQMEDTMSSTTTLTTPQNQVDSLMHELADEAGLDLNMELPQGQTGSVGTSVASVEQDELSSRLAKLRDQM from the exons ATGTCGAATATGGATA AGCATCTCTTCAATCTAAAGTTTTCAGCCAAAGAACTGCAACGAAACTCTAAGAAATGTGACAAAGAGGAAAAGGCAGAGAAGGCCAAAGTAAAAAAA GCTATCCAAAAAGGAAATGTGGAAGTGGCACGGATCCATGCGGAAAACGCCATCAGACAGAAGAACCAGTCGGTCAACTTCCTTAGGATGAGCGCTCGGATCGATGCAGTGGCCTCCAGGGTCCAAACAGCAGTCACAATGAACAAG GTCACTAAATCTATGGCTGGGGTGGTGAAAGGCATGGATGCCACGCTGAAGAGTATGAACCTGGAGAAG ATCTCAGGCCTCATGGACAAGTTTGAACATCAATTTGAGACATTGGATGTGCAGACAGCCCAAATGGAGGACACCATGAGTAGCACAACCACACTTACCACACCACAG AATCAAGTGGATTCACTGATGCACGAATTGGCTGATGAAGCAGG TTTGGACCTGAACATGGAGCTCCCACAGGGGCAGACTGGATCAGTGGGCACCAGCGTAGCATCAGTAGAGCAG GATGAACTGTCTTCAAGGCTTGCCAAACTCCGAGACCAAATGTAA
- the chm1b gene encoding charged multivesicular body protein 1b — MSNMDKHLFNLKFSAKELQRNSKKCDKEEKAEKAKVKKAIQKGNVEVARIHAENAIRQKNQSVNFLRMNLEKISGLMDKFEHQFETLDVQTAQMEDTMSSTTTLTTPQNQVDSLMHELADEAGLDLNMELPQGQTGSVGTSVASVEQDELSSRLAKLRDQM; from the exons ATGTCGAATATGGATA AGCATCTCTTCAATCTAAAGTTTTCAGCCAAAGAACTGCAACGAAACTCTAAGAAATGTGACAAAGAGGAAAAGGCAGAGAAGGCCAAAGTAAAAAAA GCTATCCAAAAAGGAAATGTGGAAGTGGCACGGATCCATGCGGAAAACGCCATCAGACAGAAGAACCAGTCGGTCAACTTCCTTAGG ATGAACCTGGAGAAG ATCTCAGGCCTCATGGACAAGTTTGAACATCAATTTGAGACATTGGATGTGCAGACAGCCCAAATGGAGGACACCATGAGTAGCACAACCACACTTACCACACCACAG AATCAAGTGGATTCACTGATGCACGAATTGGCTGATGAAGCAGG TTTGGACCTGAACATGGAGCTCCCACAGGGGCAGACTGGATCAGTGGGCACCAGCGTAGCATCAGTAGAGCAG GATGAACTGTCTTCAAGGCTTGCCAAACTCCGAGACCAAATGTAA
- the LOC106567807 gene encoding uncharacterized protein encodes MELQMDRRFHNLTLEQVQTLDQVLTEVIPIHGRGNFPTLEVRPKDIIHVVKDRLVEREIRVRDIRLNGSTASYVMVRDNGTGYRDLDIIFGVELPRQEDFQVIKEVVLGSLRDLLPHGVNRRKITCVTMKEAYVQKMVKVFNEHDRWSLISLSNNRGKTVGLRFVNSLRRQFEFSVDSFQIILDHMLESYWETERRQGGQCEGLELQNGNVLYLDRGAEKTIMEPQYPSTSVNLKEDKDNDSMMTHFTDSLCHSEEVIVQKEESSHLMDVHATGKQEEQEVLEKAELDLGSLEDEEEVEEEVVITVDTVKIQFVQNTDYLSVISSKTMTEEMEPLVPNTSVDPQSNTEESLISESKDINPSPMLLTENSALQQEQTQLQVILQATSQDCTAVTQNVHLEHSFLPPAKKTCDTSQQVVPDFCPSPKSPRKMSRKMSSTSSLPEKWSLLKDLSDLTTQLFEPIEILPTIQPNPSLIDTDQGHYSSSSGSRQRNSESTKTLTDHLTPAVSSQDKNISPHNIEQIVRLKYSKKPPDSEPTQESVSLQTTGDRVPESEPAAAQEPGPPETTTVFPGPSSALKDRVSITVVAECMYGDFQQAMDHLRFRLIATHNPEEIRGGGLLKYSDLLVRNFRPASETEIKSLERYMCSRFFIDFPDLSEQQRKIEAYLRCHFIGDEETSKYDFLMTLRRVIDESTVCLMGHERRQTLNMITVLALRVLGEQNAIPNTANVTCFYQPAPYMADPIFSSYYIPQAAQPPLLYHPYPLHVHMQTGLV; translated from the coding sequence ATGGAGCTCCAAATGGATAGAAGATTCCACAACTTGACCCTGGAGCAAGTCCAGACTCTGGACCAGGTGTTGACAGAGGTGATCCCCATCCACGGCCGAGGGAACTTCCCCACCCTGGAGGTGAGACCCAAGGACATCATCCACGTAGTGAAGGACCGGCTTGTGGAGAGGGAGATCAGGGTCAGGGACATCCGCCTCAATGGCTCCACCGCCAGCTATGTGATGGTCAGGGACAACGGCACAGGCTACAGAGACCTGGACATCATCTTTGGAGTGGAGCTGCCTAGACAGGAGGACTTCCAGGTTATCAAGGAGGTGGTGCTGGGCAGCCTGCGTGACCTCCTTCCCCATGGGGTCAACAGACGCAAGATCACCTGCGTCACCATGAAGGAGGCCTACGTACAGAAGATGGTCAAGGTCTTCAATGAGCACGACCGCTGGAGCCTAATCTCACTGTCCAATAACAGGGGTAAGACTGTGGGGCTCAGGTTCGTAAATTCCCTGCGACGACAGTTTGAATTCAGTGTGGACTCCTTCCAGATTATATTGGACCATATGCTGGAGTCATATTGGGAGACTGAGAGGAGGCAAGGGGGTCAGTGTGAGGGATTGGAGTTACAAAATGGCAATGTGTTATATCTAGATAGAGGGGCAGAGAAAACCATAATGGAACCCCAGTACCCTTCCACCTCTGTGAATCTAAAAGAAGATAAAGACAATGACTCAATGATGACACACTTCACTGACAGTCTGTGCCACAGTGAAGAGGTTATTGTTCAAAAGGAAGAATCATCTCATCTGATGGATGTGCATGCAACTGGAAAGCAAGAGGAACAGGAAGTGTTAGAGAAAGCAGAGCTAGACCTGGGATCtctggaggatgaggaagaggtagAAGAGGAGGTGGTGATAACGGTTGATACAGTAAAAATACAATTTGTTCAGAATACAGATTACCTCTCAGTTATATCCTCCAAAACAATGACAGAAGAGATGGAACCGCTGGTGCCAAATACATCTGTAGACCCTCAAAGTAACACAGAGGAGTCATTGATTTCTGAGTCAAAAGACATCAATCCATCCCCCATGTTGCTCACAGAGAACTCAGCACTGCAACAAGAGCAAACTCAACTTCAGGTGATACTTCAAGCCACATCCCAAGACTGCACTGCAGTCACACAAAACGTACACCTTGAACATTCATTCCTTCCCCCAGCCAAGAAAACCTGTGACACATCCCAGCAAGTTGTCCCTGACTTTTGCCCCTCACCTAAATCTCCAAGGAAGATGTCACGAAAGATgagcagcacttcatcactccctGAAAAATGGTCTTTGTTAAAAGATCTGTCAGATCTTACAACACAGCTGTTTGAGCCTATAGAAATACTCCCAACAATACAACCAAATCCCTCTCTAATAGACACTGATCAAGGCCATTATTCATCCTCCTCAGGGTCCAGACAGAGGAACTCAGAGAGCACTAAAACACTCACAGATCACCTTACTCCAGCTGTTTCATCCCAAGATAAAAACATATCACCCCACAACATAGAACAAATAGTCAGGCTGAAATACTCAAAAAAGCCTCCCGACTCAGAACCTACTCAGGAATCAGTGTCCCTTCAAACCACAGGGGACAGAGTCCCAGAGTCTGAGCCTGCTGCTGCTCAGGAACCAGGGCCACCAGAGACAACCACAGTCTTTCCAGGGCCAAGCTCGGCCTTAAAAGACAGGGTCAGCATCACTGTGGTAGCAGAGTGCATGTACGGTGACTTTCAGCAAGCCATGGATCACCTGCGCTTCCGACTCATTGCCACACATAACCCAGAGGAGATCAGAGGAGGTGGGCTTCTGAAGTACAGTGACCTGCTCGTGAGGAACTTCAGGCCAGCCAGTGAGACAGAGATCAAGTCCCTTGAGCGTTACATGTGCTCCCGTTTCTTTATTGACTTTCCTGACCTCAGCGAGCAGCAGCGCAAAATCGAGGCCTACCTGCGCTGCCACTTTATTGGCGATGAGGAGACGAGCAAATATGACTTTCTGATGACCCTGCGTCGGGTGATAGATGAGAGTACAGTGTGTCTGATGGGACATGAGCGGAGGCAGACACTCAATATGATCACTGTCCTGGCTCTGAGGGTGCTGGGGGAACAGAATGCCATTCCCAATACTGCCAACGTCACCTGCTTCTACCAGCCTGCACCTTACATGGCTGACCCCATATTCAGCAGCTACTACATTCCCCAGGCAGCACAGCCCCCCCTCCTTTACCACCCCTACCCTTTACATGTCCACATGCAGACCGGCCTGGTGTAG